The Bacteroidia bacterium DNA window CAGGACAGCGAGCGAGGGGCCGGCGGTTTCGGCTCCACAGGAAAAATATAACTATGAAAATCATAATACCGATGGCCGGCATGGGAAAGCGTATGCGGCCGCATACCCTGACTACGCCAAAGCCCCTCATTCCTATTGCCGGGAAACCCATGGTGCAGCGCATCGTGGAAGACATTATCTCTGTGTGTGATGAAAAGGTGGATGAAGTCGCTTATGTGGTGGGAAGGTTTGGAAAAGAAGCCGAAAACAACCTGATCATGGTGGCTGAAAAACTCGGAGCCAAAGGAAGCATCTGGTATCAGGATCAGCCTCTGGGAACCGCTCATGCCATTCTTTGCGCCGAGGATTGCCTGACGGGGAAAGTGGTAGTGGCTTTCGCGGATACCCTGTTCCGAGCCGATTTTAAAATGGACTCTTCCAGTGAGGGAACCATCTGGGTGCAAAAAATCGCGGATCCGCGCCCATTTGGAGTGGTGAAACTGGATTCGGCCGGAACCATCACCGACTTTGTGGAAAAACCTCAGGAATTTGTTTCCGACCTTGCCATTATAGGGATCTATTATTTTCGCGACGGAGAGTACCTGAAGAAAGAGCTTCGGTACCTGCTGGACAATAATATCAAGGAAAAAGGCGAGTTTCAGCTGACCAATGCCCTGGAGAATATGAAGAAAAAGGGCACAAAGTTTGTCCCGGGCAAGGTAAGCGAGTGGCTGGACTGCGGGAATAAAGATGCCACGATTTATACAAACTCCAGGATTCTCGAGTTTGTTCAGGACAAGGAACAACTGATTCATCCCAATGCGAATGTGAAGGGCACCATCATACACCCTCCCTGTTTTATCGGAAAAGGAGTCACAATCACCGGAGGCGAGATCGGACCGCACGTTTCGGTAGGAGAAAATACGAACATTGAAAATTCCGTTATTAAGAACAGCATTGTTCAAACAAATTGTAAAATAAAGAACGCCCGGCTCGAAAATTCCATGTTGGGAAATTTTGTAGAATACAATGGCAGCAGTAAAAACGCAAGTCTTGGGGACTACTCTACACACGGCGCTTAAAATCTCTCTGCTGGCTGTGCTGATGCTGGGCGCGCTTCCGGCATGCAAAACTTCGTCTAAAACAGCCGGCGGAAATTCCGGCGGAAAGAAAAAGGAGCTTAGCCTTTATGACAAGCGAAAATTTGAGACCCTTTATTTTGACGGACTGAAGGAAAAAATGCTGGGAAATTATTCCGACGCCCTTGATAAGTTTGTGAAGTCGCTCGGGATAGATCCCTCCGCTTCAGCGCCTCACTATGAGATTGCGCTCGTTTTGCAATCACTCGGACGGAATGAAGAGGCGCTCGGCTACGCTAAAACGGCCGCCGGTCTTGATCCGTCTAATCCCTGGTATCTCATGCTCTATGCGGAGTGCGCGAAGGGGGCCGGTAATTCTGACCTGGCCGCTCAGATCCTTGAAAAAGGAATAAAAACCTTCCCGTCCCGTCAGGATTTCTATTTCCGTCTGGGAGAAATCTATTTGCTTTCCGGCAAATATGAAAAAGCCCTCACGGTATATAACAAACTGGAAGAGCGTACCGGGGTATACGAAGAACTCTCGGTTACCAAACAGAAAATCTGGCTT harbors:
- a CDS encoding NTP transferase domain-containing protein → MKIIIPMAGMGKRMRPHTLTTPKPLIPIAGKPMVQRIVEDIISVCDEKVDEVAYVVGRFGKEAENNLIMVAEKLGAKGSIWYQDQPLGTAHAILCAEDCLTGKVVVAFADTLFRADFKMDSSSEGTIWVQKIADPRPFGVVKLDSAGTITDFVEKPQEFVSDLAIIGIYYFRDGEYLKKELRYLLDNNIKEKGEFQLTNALENMKKKGTKFVPGKVSEWLDCGNKDATIYTNSRILEFVQDKEQLIHPNANVKGTIIHPPCFIGKGVTITGGEIGPHVSVGENTNIENSVIKNSIVQTNCKIKNARLENSMLGNFVEYNGSSKNASLGDYSTHGA